A portion of the Paenibacillus hamazuiensis genome contains these proteins:
- a CDS encoding sugar ABC transporter ATP-binding protein yields MRDETILELRNIKKSFGSVAALSNVSLQVKKGRVHTLLGGNGAGKSTLMKIISGVHQPDEGEIVFKGESIRLQNPKDAQERGISIIYQELSLCPNLTVAENIFANREPANGFFINDKKLNKAAEKLLQQMELDISPTALIKDLSISQQQMVEIAKALSFQSEVIIMDEPTSALSSKETEVLFDNIEKLKANGVAIIYISHRMDELLQISDEITVMRDGTYIATVEKKEADINRLIQMMIGRQLTDIYPTRDYEIGSNVVLEIENFTKTGKFEQVDLQVKSGEILGIFGLMGAGRSDLAEGIFGIIRLDAGTMKIKGQQVKINNPQDAIKNKIAFITENRRKQGLVVTDTVKRNITALSLDKLLSKLGLIHDPTENKMAENAVVSLNVKTSSIHQTVLNLSGGNQQKVVLAKWLEMNPDILILDEPTRGIDIASKNEIYRLMRQLARKGTAIIMISSELPEVLFMSDRMLIMRNKKIVKEVTYSTTTQDEVMLYATGGK; encoded by the coding sequence ATGCGTGACGAAACGATACTCGAACTTAGAAACATCAAGAAGTCGTTTGGAAGCGTAGCCGCCCTTTCAAACGTCAGCTTGCAGGTGAAGAAGGGACGCGTTCACACGCTTCTGGGCGGGAACGGCGCGGGGAAGTCGACGCTGATGAAAATCATTTCGGGAGTCCATCAGCCTGACGAAGGGGAAATCGTATTTAAAGGGGAGAGCATCCGGCTGCAAAATCCGAAGGATGCTCAAGAGAGAGGCATTAGCATTATTTATCAGGAGCTTAGTTTGTGTCCCAATCTAACCGTTGCGGAAAATATATTTGCCAATCGCGAGCCTGCGAACGGATTTTTTATTAACGACAAAAAATTAAATAAAGCTGCCGAAAAGCTTTTGCAGCAAATGGAACTGGACATTTCGCCGACTGCGCTTATTAAGGATTTGAGCATTTCACAACAACAGATGGTGGAAATAGCTAAAGCGTTGTCTTTTCAATCCGAAGTGATCATTATGGACGAACCTACCTCAGCTCTAAGCAGCAAGGAAACGGAAGTGCTGTTTGACAATATTGAAAAGCTGAAGGCAAACGGCGTAGCGATTATCTACATTTCTCACCGCATGGATGAGCTGCTGCAAATATCCGATGAAATTACCGTCATGCGCGACGGAACCTATATCGCTACGGTGGAGAAGAAAGAAGCGGATATTAACCGGTTGATCCAAATGATGATAGGGCGGCAATTAACGGACATTTATCCGACACGGGATTATGAAATCGGTTCGAACGTCGTGCTGGAAATAGAAAACTTTACGAAAACAGGTAAGTTCGAACAGGTCGATTTGCAAGTAAAATCAGGAGAGATTCTTGGCATTTTCGGTTTAATGGGCGCAGGTCGCTCTGACTTGGCTGAGGGAATCTTTGGCATTATCCGGCTTGACGCCGGAACGATGAAGATCAAAGGTCAACAAGTAAAAATCAACAATCCGCAGGATGCCATCAAAAACAAAATAGCGTTCATTACGGAAAACCGTCGCAAGCAAGGTCTTGTTGTAACGGATACCGTAAAAAGAAATATTACCGCTTTGAGTCTTGACAAGCTGCTGTCCAAACTCGGTTTAATCCATGACCCGACAGAAAACAAAATGGCCGAGAACGCCGTAGTCAGCTTAAATGTCAAAACGTCAAGCATTCATCAAACCGTCCTTAATTTAAGCGGCGGCAATCAGCAGAAGGTTGTTTTAGCCAAGTGGCTGGAGATGAATCCGGACATTTTGATTCTCGACGAACCGACAAGGGGCATTGACATCGCTTCGAAAAATGAAATCTATCGCCTGATGAGGCAGCTTGCGCGAAAAGGTACAGCCATTATTATGATTTCTTCGGAGCTTCCCGAGGTTTTGTTTATGAGTGACCGGATGCTTATTATGAGAAATAAAAAAATTGTTAAAGAAGTGACCTATTCAACGACTACGCAGGATGAAGTTATGCTTTACGCGACAGGAGGAAAGTGA
- a CDS encoding substrate-binding domain-containing protein, with protein sequence MNKVLNGGLKALVVSSLFVMGACGTNTGAGSSTSKDANSAASGQGSGAHKIVIGASLLTQQHPFYVSLKNAMETEAKAKGVDLQVSVANQDLNKQLSDIEDFITKKVDAIVMSPVDSKGVAGAISKAKAAHIPVITVDIPAVGGETDVHVATDNLTGGKIAGEEMAKAIGDKGKVAIISYPTVQSVVDRVTGFKEALAKHPNIKVVAEQPGITRPEALTAAQNMIQSNGDLAGIFGFGDDAALAAVAAIKSAGKEDQIKVIGFDGMQEAKDAVKSEKSFFSVITQHPDEIGKQGVDAALKVINKEPVDKLIPITPGVFSKDGEKK encoded by the coding sequence ATGAACAAGGTTTTAAATGGTGGTTTGAAAGCGCTTGTAGTTTCCAGTTTGTTTGTTATGGGGGCATGCGGAACTAACACGGGAGCAGGCAGTTCTACGTCTAAAGACGCCAACTCCGCTGCGTCGGGCCAAGGCTCGGGCGCTCATAAAATTGTAATTGGCGCCTCTTTATTGACTCAACAGCATCCTTTTTATGTTTCTCTGAAAAATGCAATGGAAACGGAAGCGAAAGCAAAAGGCGTCGATCTGCAAGTATCCGTTGCAAATCAAGACTTGAATAAGCAGTTGTCGGACATCGAAGACTTTATTACCAAAAAAGTGGATGCGATCGTTATGAGTCCTGTCGATTCGAAAGGCGTTGCAGGGGCGATCAGCAAAGCGAAAGCGGCTCATATCCCGGTAATTACAGTAGACATTCCGGCTGTGGGCGGTGAAACGGACGTTCACGTCGCTACCGACAACTTAACCGGCGGAAAGATTGCCGGCGAAGAAATGGCCAAAGCGATCGGCGATAAAGGAAAAGTCGCTATTATCAGTTATCCTACCGTACAATCGGTTGTTGACCGGGTGACAGGATTTAAGGAAGCTCTCGCCAAACATCCCAACATTAAAGTTGTCGCTGAACAGCCGGGCATTACAAGACCGGAGGCTTTGACGGCAGCTCAAAATATGATTCAATCGAACGGCGATCTGGCGGGGATCTTCGGCTTCGGTGACGACGCAGCATTGGCTGCAGTGGCTGCGATCAAATCGGCAGGCAAAGAAGATCAAATCAAAGTCATCGGTTTTGATGGGATGCAAGAAGCGAAAGATGCGGTTAAAAGCGAAAAATCGTTCTTCTCCGTTATCACGCAGCATCCGGATGAAATCGGCAAGCAAGGTGTAGATGCAGCGTTGAAAGTCATTAACAAAGAGCCCGTCGACAAATTGATTCCGATTACACCAGGCGTCTTCTCCAAGGACGGAGAGAAGAAATAA
- a CDS encoding ArsR/SmtB family transcription factor — protein sequence MTQTNESTKKISASQLLEVAKALSSELRLRILEAVSERPMSVTELSKHLGVAQPTVTLNIQMLEAAGLIESEQKLGKGKICSRSSDYLLLELPSVPIDIAEHLQTMEMPVGMFTDFLVKAPCGLVGREGLIGYADDPRTFYLPERADAQLVWFSEDGFLEYRFPSLLPAQSGFSSISISAEICSEYLGYNDDWLSDITLFVNGLEIGTYTSPGDFGSSKGALTPGWWYGGTQYGSLTEWTIGPTGSQLNGERISDVCLEHLQLSEQKPIVIRFEVKADAAHRGGLNIFGADFGNAAQAIRLSFIR from the coding sequence TTGACGCAAACGAACGAATCGACGAAAAAAATAAGCGCCTCCCAGCTGCTGGAGGTAGCCAAGGCGCTTTCGAGCGAATTGCGGCTGCGAATATTGGAAGCTGTCAGTGAAAGACCGATGAGCGTCACCGAGCTTAGCAAACATCTGGGCGTCGCCCAGCCTACCGTAACCTTGAATATACAAATGCTGGAGGCTGCCGGACTGATCGAATCCGAGCAGAAGCTCGGGAAAGGGAAGATTTGCTCGCGGAGCAGCGATTATTTGCTTCTGGAGCTTCCCAGCGTCCCCATCGACATAGCCGAGCATTTGCAAACGATGGAGATGCCCGTAGGCATGTTCACGGATTTTCTCGTCAAAGCTCCTTGCGGGCTGGTCGGCAGGGAAGGGCTTATCGGCTACGCCGACGATCCGCGCACCTTTTATTTGCCGGAGCGAGCGGATGCGCAGCTCGTCTGGTTCAGCGAGGACGGATTTCTGGAGTATCGCTTCCCGAGCCTGCTACCCGCGCAATCCGGATTTTCATCCATCTCCATAAGCGCCGAAATCTGCTCCGAATATTTGGGATATAATGATGATTGGCTTTCCGACATTACTTTATTTGTGAACGGGCTGGAAATAGGAACATATACGAGCCCCGGCGATTTCGGCAGCTCGAAAGGGGCTTTGACTCCGGGGTGGTGGTACGGGGGAACGCAATACGGCAGCTTGACCGAGTGGACCATCGGTCCGACCGGCAGTCAGCTTAACGGCGAGCGCATCTCCGACGTGTGCCTGGAGCATTTGCAGCTGAGCGAGCAAAAACCGATCGTTATCCGCTTTGAAGTGAAAGCGGACGCCGCCCACCGCGGCGGACTCAATATTTTCGGCGCGGACTTCGGCAACGCCGCACAAGCGATCCGTCTCAGCTTTATACGCTAG
- a CDS encoding LacI family DNA-binding transcriptional regulator: MTTIKDVAKLADVSVGTVSRYINGYKIKEDNRLKIEDAIERLNFSLNPIARGLRTNKTFTVGVLIPRISDIFCTQVIEGMEEVLNPLNYGIVVCSSNENVMQEKEKLKYLKNKCVDGVIVMPVTSTELHVDEMTESGIPVVLIDRLVEGRELDAVVCDNVNGAYSAVEMIINKGHQKIGIIAGPQKIYTAKERLTGYLRALNDYNIEVNEDYIVYSEYSKLGGIEAFDQLMSLEDKPTAILTTNYPITVNSMKVLMEKGLQMGKDISLCGYDQTELFQMFNPPVSVVVQPSREIGIQAAEILLKRINGDYSRFPQIQRLKTQLIATDSVKTMF; encoded by the coding sequence TTGACAACCATTAAAGACGTGGCCAAACTGGCGGATGTCTCGGTCGGAACCGTATCGAGATATATCAACGGGTACAAAATAAAGGAAGATAACCGGCTGAAGATCGAAGATGCCATCGAACGGCTCAATTTCTCTTTAAACCCGATTGCTAGAGGGCTCAGAACCAATAAAACGTTTACTGTCGGCGTGCTTATACCAAGAATAAGCGATATTTTTTGCACGCAAGTGATTGAGGGGATGGAAGAAGTTTTAAACCCGCTGAATTATGGAATTGTCGTGTGCAGTTCAAACGAAAATGTTATGCAGGAGAAGGAAAAGCTCAAATATTTAAAAAATAAATGCGTGGACGGCGTGATCGTCATGCCTGTCACCTCTACGGAACTGCATGTTGACGAAATGACGGAAAGCGGCATCCCTGTTGTTTTGATCGATCGCCTGGTAGAAGGCCGCGAATTGGATGCCGTCGTATGCGATAACGTCAATGGGGCGTATTCAGCCGTCGAAATGATTATTAACAAAGGGCATCAAAAAATCGGAATTATCGCCGGGCCGCAAAAAATTTATACGGCGAAAGAACGGTTAACCGGTTATCTTCGCGCTTTAAACGATTACAACATTGAAGTGAACGAAGATTACATCGTCTATTCGGAGTATTCTAAATTGGGGGGGATCGAAGCTTTTGATCAACTGATGAGTCTCGAGGACAAGCCTACTGCGATTCTTACGACCAACTATCCTATAACGGTCAACTCGATGAAAGTTTTAATGGAAAAAGGGCTTCAAATGGGCAAGGATATATCGTTATGCGGATATGACCAAACGGAGCTTTTCCAAATGTTTAATCCGCCCGTATCCGTCGTCGTACAGCCTTCCCGGGAAATCGGCATCCAAGCCGCGGAAATTTTGTTAAAAAGAATAAACGGAGATTACAGCCGATTTCCACAAATTCAGCGTTTGAAGACGCAGCTTATAGCAACAGATTCGGTCAAAACGATGTTTTAG
- a CDS encoding ABC transporter permease, with amino-acid sequence MANTDSTASGSKMARVSNLHLMKTYGGILAGLLVLMIIFSICSPYFLKVNNILNIILQVSIIAISAFGMTYALIIGGIDLSIGSTIALSGTAAALLLQMNIPFLAVILAVLLIGVVLGAFNGVLISKLHIPAFIVTVATMGIYRGIAYITTNGVPISIKDPSFLALGNNAVLGIQIPIIILFVLFFINHVILSKTKFGRRAYITGGNEEAAVYAGIQVPKIKIWVYIITSLMAAISGLILASRLYSAQPNAASGYELDAIAAAVLGGTSLSGGSGRILGTLLGAIIIGVINNGMNLMNVPYFYQLIVKGLVILVAVFVDVRNKKRLV; translated from the coding sequence GTGGCGAATACCGATAGTACTGCGTCCGGCAGCAAAATGGCGAGAGTGTCCAATCTTCATTTGATGAAAACGTACGGAGGGATATTAGCCGGACTTCTTGTCCTGATGATTATATTTTCGATCTGTTCCCCTTATTTCCTTAAAGTCAATAATATTTTGAATATAATTCTTCAAGTCTCGATTATTGCAATAAGCGCGTTCGGCATGACATATGCTTTGATTATCGGAGGAATCGATCTGTCGATCGGATCGACCATCGCTTTATCGGGAACGGCTGCAGCGCTTTTGCTGCAAATGAATATTCCGTTCCTGGCGGTCATCTTGGCGGTATTGCTGATTGGGGTTGTCTTAGGGGCGTTTAATGGCGTCTTGATTTCGAAACTGCATATTCCCGCATTTATTGTGACCGTAGCTACAATGGGAATTTATCGAGGGATTGCTTATATTACAACGAATGGCGTACCGATTTCCATCAAAGATCCGTCGTTTTTGGCGTTAGGCAACAATGCCGTTTTGGGAATACAGATTCCGATCATCATATTGTTTGTGCTTTTCTTTATCAACCACGTGATTTTATCGAAGACGAAATTCGGCAGACGTGCTTATATTACCGGAGGCAATGAAGAAGCGGCGGTTTATGCCGGGATTCAAGTGCCGAAAATTAAAATTTGGGTTTATATCATTACAAGCTTGATGGCTGCCATTAGCGGACTTATCCTTGCATCGCGTCTTTATTCAGCCCAGCCGAACGCTGCCAGCGGATATGAATTGGATGCCATTGCCGCAGCGGTTCTGGGAGGAACAAGCCTGAGCGGAGGCAGCGGCAGAATACTTGGGACTTTGCTGGGCGCGATTATTATCGGAGTCATTAATAATGGAATGAATTTGATGAATGTCCCCTACTTTTATCAGCTAATTGTCAAGGGTTTAGTTATTTTGGTTGCCGTTTTTGTAGATGTAAGAAATAAAAAGAGATTGGTTTAA